GAGCCAAGATGGCCAAACAGACAGACGCGCTCAATGGTCAAGAGATCTCTCATGGCATTCCCTAGGTGGTGTGCAAAGTTACAGCAGAAAAGAGTTTTTGGAAACCTTATGGTGCTCTAGCGGTTTACGGTTACGCCCATTGATGAAATCGTGCCGCAAATCCTAAGTTTTGTAAATGTATAGGGACGAATCAGTCTTTGGTCAGGACGACACGGGTCGCCCTTGAAACGGAGACAAAGTTCTATAGACTCTATAAGAAGGCGCTAAATGCCGGTTGTTTTTCAGGGCGTGAGGAAAGTCAGTGACTACTGGTGTGATTGGGATTTTACTAGCTGGCACAGTCGGCCTTGTGCTAGCCGGGTGGCTGCTGCTGGAGTTGCAGTACCGCAAGCGTCGGGGCAACGACCTGGCCTTTGACGCGGGGAAGTGGAACTTAGAAGTCTATGAGTCCAATCACTACCGCATTGTAGGGGAATCGGAGCTGATCAATCGTACTCCGGCCTCGGAGATTATGGTGCCGGAGCTAACGGTTGAGACGACACTGCTATCCGGTTCACCCCTCAAAGAGGTGACCGTCAAAACCGAGGTCATTCCCCACCATCCCGATGCTGAGGCGCGGCCCGACGGCTACTGGTTTGCCTATATCGTCAAGCTGAGAAAAAAAACTTGCCTGGAGATTCGCATTGACGTAGAAGGCAGCGACCTCAGAGCGCTCAAAGCCCTTTGGGTGAGAGTGCCTTACGTCACCTATGGCCCTGGGGGCCGAATTCCTAAGATGGGTCATGTGGTAGTCCCCCTGAAGTTTCCCAATCCTGAGGAGCACCAGAACTGGCGTTCAACGCCGGTAGCCCAGGTCTTGCCAGTGCCTACCCATCTGCTGACCCATTTAGACGATCCGGTTTCCGTGGTCAAACGCTATGTCGCGCCCCATGCCCAGCCTGGCGACATTATTACCCTGGGAGAAACGCCGGTAGCCATTATGCAGGGCCGCTGGCGGCATCCTCAAGATATCCGTCCGGGCTGGGTGGCAAAGCGGCTGTGCTACTATTTCTTGCCCACCTCCAGTCTGGCGACCGCCTGCGGTATGCAGGCCCTGGTAGATGTGGTGGGGCCGGTTCGGGTGCTGCTGGCGTTTATAGGGGGTGCGATCGCAAAAGTCCTCGGCCAGCCCGGCATGTTTTATCAGCTCGCTGGAGAACAGGCCCGCCTCATTGACGATGTCACAGGTACCCTGCCTCCCTACGACCAGTTTATTGTGTTGGGACCGGCCGACCCCCAGGAGGTTGTCCTGCAAATTCGTCAGGCTACGGGCCTAGAAGCAGCCATCGTCGACGTCAACGATTTGAAAGCGGTTAAGATATTGGCAGCGACCCCCAAAGTCGATACTCAAATTTTGATCCAGGCGCTGCGGGACAACCCCGCTGGCAATGCCGATGAGCAAACCCCGCTGGTCTTGGTTCGGCCCTCAACGCCACCGGCTTGATGGGCCTCTAGTTCAGAGGGGCCAGTTTCTTAGGTAAGTCACTTAGGCATGTCTCCCACAGAGACGGCCTAGCCATCCGGATGCCGCCAGCATTGCTTTCCCTAGCGCATTTCAACCGGTATTCAATTCCATGGCTTCCACTGTGTCCTCCGGCCCTACCCTCACGATCCGCCCGCTCCAGTACCGTGACCTGGATACGGTCAAGCATTGGGGCACAGAAGAGCTGGATGCGGGAGATGAGATCGCAACCGAAAAGACCATCCAAGAGATTGATCGGCTCTGCCGCTGGTACGGCCCGCTGAAGGTGCTCAGCCTGCTGCCCAAGCCGGTGCAGCAGTCGCTGACCGTGTTTGTCGCCGAGCACAGCGGTCAGCTGGTGGGCCTGATTCAGGTTTCCCCCTTTAACCGGGGCCGCAGCACCTGGCAGGTAGACCATATTGCCGTTAACCGAATTGCCCTGACTGAAAAGCTGCCGCCCGGATTTATGGACGTGGGCTCTCGCCTGCTGCGCCACTGTTTCGACAAGGTTTGGGAAGCGCGCACCTGGATTATTGAAACCGATGTAAACAATCGGTCAGCCTTGGCGCTCTACCGCTTCAACGGCTTTCAGCCCTTGGCCCAAGTGACCTACTGGTCGCTACCTTCAGAGCTGATGCAGTCGCTAGCCGAGCGCGAACCCGACTTGCCCAACCTGCTGCCGGTCAGCAATGCCGATGCTCAGCTGCTCTACCAGCTCGATACGGCCTCTATGCCACCGCTGGTGCGGCAGGTATTTGACCACCAAATTCAGGACTTTAAGGCCCAGCCTCTAGCTGCTCTCTCAACCGGGTTAGAGCGCTGGCGCAAACATACCGAAGTAGTTAGCGCCTATGTCTTTGAACATCAGCGTAAGGCCGCCATTGGCTACTTTAAGCTGGCAATTGCCCGCGACGGCAAGCAGCCTCACCAAGCTGATCTGATGGTTCACCCCGCCTACACCTGGCTCTACCCCGAGATGGTGGCCCAGATGGCGCGGATTCTACAGCCCTTCCCGGCCCAGTCGCTGAGGCTGGCCTCGCTAGACTATCAGCCGGAGCGAGAGGAGTACCTGAACCAGATTCAGGCTGCCCCGGAAGAGCACTCTTTGCTGATGTCTCGCTCGGTGTGGCACAAGGTGCGTGAGTCTAGACCTTTAAGCCTAGAAGGGCTGCAGCTCTCAGACGTGCTCTCTGGCCTAAAGCCGGTTGGTAAGCCAGTTCCAGGTCGGATGTCTTGGTCTGCTGATCGCTGGCAGACACTGCTCAACTCAAGCACCGTTCCGCCAGTCCCTCCTCGCAAAGGGACTGAGGGCGCACAGCCGCCTAACGCTGTCGATAGTGGGCTGCGGTTTGAAACGGCACCAGAAGATCCGCCTGAGAAGAGCGAGAATGGCTCTTCTGAAGAAGGCTCTACCTGAACCCGCTAGAGCCAGAGGCAAAGGGAACTCAGCGTGAGAAAACTGGCGTGACTCATATTTCTGCACTGGGCCTAGATATTGGCAAAAAGCGTATTGGCGTGGCGGGCTGCGATCGCACCGGCCTGATTGCCTCGGGTATCACTACCCTAGAAGGGCGTTCCTTTGACCAAATATTGGCAGATCTGCGCTACCTGATTCAGGAGCGTCAGGTGCAGGTGCTTGTGGTAGGCCTGCCCTACACTATGGATGGAGAGCTAGGCTCCCAGGCCCGTCAGGTGCAAAAGTTTGCTAGGCGGCTGTCTCAGGCCCTTGAGCTGCCAGTGGACTATGTAGATGAGCGC
This DNA window, taken from Pseudanabaena sp. FACHB-2040, encodes the following:
- a CDS encoding F420-0:Gamma-glutamyl ligase, producing the protein MTTGVIGILLAGTVGLVLAGWLLLELQYRKRRGNDLAFDAGKWNLEVYESNHYRIVGESELINRTPASEIMVPELTVETTLLSGSPLKEVTVKTEVIPHHPDAEARPDGYWFAYIVKLRKKTCLEIRIDVEGSDLRALKALWVRVPYVTYGPGGRIPKMGHVVVPLKFPNPEEHQNWRSTPVAQVLPVPTHLLTHLDDPVSVVKRYVAPHAQPGDIITLGETPVAIMQGRWRHPQDIRPGWVAKRLCYYFLPTSSLATACGMQALVDVVGPVRVLLAFIGGAIAKVLGQPGMFYQLAGEQARLIDDVTGTLPPYDQFIVLGPADPQEVVLQIRQATGLEAAIVDVNDLKAVKILAATPKVDTQILIQALRDNPAGNADEQTPLVLVRPSTPPA
- a CDS encoding GNAT family N-acetyltransferase, giving the protein MASTVSSGPTLTIRPLQYRDLDTVKHWGTEELDAGDEIATEKTIQEIDRLCRWYGPLKVLSLLPKPVQQSLTVFVAEHSGQLVGLIQVSPFNRGRSTWQVDHIAVNRIALTEKLPPGFMDVGSRLLRHCFDKVWEARTWIIETDVNNRSALALYRFNGFQPLAQVTYWSLPSELMQSLAEREPDLPNLLPVSNADAQLLYQLDTASMPPLVRQVFDHQIQDFKAQPLAALSTGLERWRKHTEVVSAYVFEHQRKAAIGYFKLAIARDGKQPHQADLMVHPAYTWLYPEMVAQMARILQPFPAQSLRLASLDYQPEREEYLNQIQAAPEEHSLLMSRSVWHKVRESRPLSLEGLQLSDVLSGLKPVGKPVPGRMSWSADRWQTLLNSSTVPPVPPRKGTEGAQPPNAVDSGLRFETAPEDPPEKSENGSSEEGST
- the ruvX gene encoding Holliday junction resolvase RuvX; protein product: MTHISALGLDIGKKRIGVAGCDRTGLIASGITTLEGRSFDQILADLRYLIQERQVQVLVVGLPYTMDGELGSQARQVQKFARRLSQALELPVDYVDERLTSFEAEQLLLAENRSPSRNKGMIDRKAAAIILQQWLDRRREMTPVSYSWEAPDPGQPA